From Thermoplasmata archaeon, a single genomic window includes:
- a CDS encoding 2-hydroxyacyl-CoA dehydratase family protein, whose translation MPAARVEIKASAELKRVMAAYYEEIRQAAEEGKGKVAWCTSVGPAEILYALGFRVYFPENHGAMLGAARLSSSLIPAANSIGYSPDICSYLTSDIGAYLKGETPLKKAYGLKSIPRPDVLVYNTNQCRDVQDWFSFYQREFNVPLVGVSTPHPVPELGEAHVRAVEAQLESLIEPLEKVAGTKLDTAELRKVVALSRECSDLWGRVLRTGAHIPSPISFFDGCIHMGPAVVLRGRKEAVEYYKILLAELEGRIKDGVAAVPGERIRLYWEGMPVWGRLRDLSELCISLRACFVVSTYCNSWIFDELDPSRPLESMARAYTKLFINRTEQIKEAYIRELVREFKVHGVVFHDSKTCPNNANSRYGMPRRLAGAGIPTLTFNGDLCDLRLYSDAQVRTSLEAFVEQLTGSAGAQEAKGRGQERP comes from the coding sequence ATGCCCGCCGCGCGCGTCGAAATAAAAGCCTCTGCCGAGCTCAAGAGGGTCATGGCCGCCTACTACGAGGAAATCCGCCAGGCGGCGGAGGAGGGCAAGGGGAAGGTGGCCTGGTGCACTAGCGTCGGCCCCGCGGAGATTCTTTACGCGCTGGGCTTCAGAGTCTACTTCCCCGAGAACCACGGCGCGATGCTCGGCGCGGCGAGGCTGAGCAGCTCCCTCATCCCCGCGGCCAATTCCATCGGCTACTCCCCGGACATCTGCTCCTACCTGACCTCGGACATCGGGGCCTACCTGAAGGGCGAGACGCCCCTCAAAAAGGCCTACGGCCTGAAATCCATTCCAAGGCCCGACGTGCTGGTCTACAATACAAACCAGTGCCGCGACGTCCAGGACTGGTTCTCGTTCTACCAGCGCGAGTTCAATGTGCCCCTCGTCGGCGTAAGCACGCCGCACCCCGTGCCAGAGCTCGGGGAGGCCCATGTCAGGGCGGTAGAGGCCCAGCTCGAGAGTCTCATCGAGCCCCTTGAAAAGGTCGCCGGCACGAAGCTCGACACGGCCGAGCTCAGGAAAGTCGTTGCGCTCTCGCGAGAGTGCAGCGACCTGTGGGGGAGGGTTCTGCGCACCGGGGCCCACATTCCCTCCCCCATCAGCTTCTTCGACGGCTGCATCCACATGGGCCCCGCGGTCGTGCTCAGGGGCAGGAAAGAGGCCGTGGAATACTACAAAATCCTCCTTGCCGAGCTCGAGGGGCGGATAAAGGACGGCGTCGCGGCCGTGCCGGGCGAGAGAATAAGGTTATACTGGGAGGGGATGCCGGTCTGGGGGAGGCTCAGGGACCTGTCGGAGCTCTGCATAAGCCTGAGGGCCTGCTTCGTCGTCTCGACATACTGCAACAGCTGGATATTCGACGAGCTCGACCCCTCGAGGCCCCTGGAAAGCATGGCGAGGGCCTACACGAAGCTCTTCATCAACCGGACAGAACAAATAAAGGAGGCCTATATCAGGGAGCTAGTGAGGGAATTCAAGGTCCACGGTGTTGTTTTCCACGACTCAAAGACCTGCCCCAACAACGCCAACTCTCGCTACGGGATGCCCCGGAGGCTCGCCGGGGCCGGGATACCGACCCTCACCTTCAACGGGGATCTCTGCGACCTGAGGCTCTACTCGGACGCGCAGGTCAGGACGAGTCTGGAGGCGTTCGTCGAGCAGCTCACGGGCTCAGCGGGGGCGCAGGAGGCCAAGGGCCGGGGACAGGAGCGGCCGTGA
- a CDS encoding aldehyde ferredoxin oxidoreductase family protein, protein MVLRRKLAIVDLSKEKVTVQDVPNSLRKALFGGRGMNVYYLYKMLGDNVDPLSPDNILIFGTGLMTGTLAPCSGRFNTTSKSPESGFLADTNCGGYFAPELKYAGFERLIIKGKAKKPVILHVTDNNIEIKDAKDYWGQTTNEAQKRIRQDLGPVEMVLCGPAGENLVRFACVRTGVKNAGGRTGLGCVMGSKNLKAVAAYGTQGLQVAHPDRMIQKVEELKNYLMSSKITPILGSVGTLLLYEVSNAFGGIRTKNSTLNAWRDDHNAAFAEPFIEKMIACQACPVHCRHRNVFGGEGPEYTTLVLLGANIGMEKYEEIIKLGNLVNDLGLDVSSTGTYLAWAIDLYQQGKLDKKLTDGEELRWGDYEQAVRIINKIARREGFGNILAEGNRAAAKLGDPNKDYLIAVKDIPQSDPHDVRYMKAFALGIATASRGADHLRSRPTLEIFFKLPLEVKERIYGKGVTADPTSYDGKALVVTWSERIFATIDCLEMCKFICHGFNSPHFVDYSWMKELVYCVTGWEMSEAEVSEVGRRTVDLERLFNFKQGMTEAHDTLPRRYFDDPSPLRAARGHHIDRQKFAKMKAEFYALHGWTEDGRVPEERRMELEAIQ, encoded by the coding sequence TTGGTCCTTAGGAGAAAGCTCGCGATAGTGGACCTGAGCAAAGAGAAGGTGACCGTTCAGGATGTGCCCAACTCGCTGAGGAAGGCCCTCTTCGGCGGGAGGGGGATGAATGTATACTACCTCTACAAAATGCTCGGCGACAATGTTGACCCCCTCTCGCCCGACAACATCCTGATATTCGGCACGGGGTTGATGACCGGGACGCTCGCCCCCTGCTCCGGCCGCTTCAACACGACATCGAAGTCCCCGGAGTCCGGCTTCCTGGCCGACACGAACTGCGGGGGCTACTTCGCCCCGGAGCTGAAGTACGCGGGCTTCGAGAGGCTCATAATAAAAGGAAAGGCGAAGAAGCCCGTCATCCTCCACGTCACAGACAACAATATTGAGATAAAGGACGCGAAGGACTACTGGGGCCAGACGACAAACGAGGCCCAGAAGCGCATCAGGCAGGACCTCGGACCGGTCGAGATGGTCCTCTGCGGTCCGGCGGGCGAGAATCTTGTGCGCTTCGCCTGCGTCCGCACCGGTGTGAAGAACGCGGGCGGAAGGACCGGTCTGGGCTGCGTCATGGGCTCCAAGAACCTGAAGGCGGTCGCGGCCTACGGGACGCAGGGCCTGCAGGTCGCCCATCCGGACAGGATGATTCAGAAGGTTGAGGAGCTGAAGAACTACCTGATGAGCTCCAAAATCACGCCCATTCTCGGCTCCGTTGGCACGCTCCTGCTATACGAGGTCTCCAACGCCTTCGGCGGCATCAGGACGAAGAACAGCACCCTGAACGCCTGGAGGGACGACCACAACGCCGCCTTCGCCGAGCCATTCATCGAGAAGATGATCGCGTGCCAGGCCTGCCCGGTGCACTGCAGGCACAGGAACGTCTTCGGGGGCGAGGGCCCGGAGTACACGACCCTCGTGCTCCTGGGCGCGAACATCGGGATGGAGAAGTACGAGGAAATCATAAAGCTGGGGAATCTGGTCAACGACCTCGGACTGGACGTCTCCTCCACGGGCACCTATCTGGCCTGGGCGATAGACCTTTACCAGCAGGGAAAGCTGGATAAAAAGCTGACCGATGGCGAGGAGCTCCGCTGGGGAGACTACGAGCAAGCGGTTCGAATTATCAACAAAATCGCGCGCAGGGAGGGCTTCGGAAACATTCTCGCCGAGGGCAACAGGGCGGCGGCGAAGCTGGGCGACCCGAACAAGGACTATCTCATAGCGGTCAAGGACATCCCCCAGTCCGACCCGCATGACGTTCGCTACATGAAGGCTTTTGCGCTCGGCATCGCCACCGCGTCGCGCGGCGCGGACCACCTGCGCAGCCGGCCCACGCTCGAGATATTCTTCAAGCTCCCACTTGAGGTCAAAGAGAGGATATATGGGAAAGGAGTGACGGCCGACCCGACCTCGTACGATGGGAAGGCGCTCGTCGTCACGTGGTCCGAGAGAATATTCGCGACCATCGACTGCCTTGAGATGTGCAAGTTTATATGCCACGGATTCAACAGCCCACACTTCGTGGACTACTCGTGGATGAAGGAGCTGGTCTATTGCGTCACGGGCTGGGAGATGAGCGAGGCGGAGGTGAGCGAGGTCGGGCGCAGGACAGTTGACCTGGAGAGGCTCTTCAACTTCAAGCAGGGGATGACGGAGGCTCACGATACCCTCCCCCGCAGGTACTTCGACGACCCGAGTCCCCTGAGAGCGGCGAGAGGCCATCATATAGACAGGCAGAAATTTGCGAAGATGAAGGCCGAGTTCTACGCCCTCCATGGCTGGACGGAGGACGGGAGGGTTCCGGAGGAGCGCCGGATGGAGCTGGAGGCGATTCAATGA
- a CDS encoding 4Fe-4S dicluster domain-containing protein, whose protein sequence is MKYLYTYPEKCTGCKLCALACSLKHFGECNPKMGAINIVRDEFERYEIQFVCLQCDDAECVRVCTKKALRKEGNVVIRDEKKCIRCRMCVVACPYAGVHSFKGKIIKCDTCGGDPLCVKFCSTGALKWEEESMEITERRKRLASALLKR, encoded by the coding sequence ATGAAGTACCTATACACCTACCCCGAGAAGTGCACCGGCTGCAAACTCTGCGCCCTAGCATGCTCCCTGAAGCACTTCGGCGAGTGCAATCCGAAGATGGGCGCCATAAACATAGTTCGCGACGAGTTCGAGCGCTACGAGATTCAGTTCGTTTGCCTCCAGTGCGACGACGCCGAGTGCGTGAGGGTGTGCACGAAGAAGGCCCTGAGGAAGGAGGGCAATGTCGTCATTCGCGACGAAAAGAAGTGCATAAGGTGCAGGATGTGCGTAGTCGCCTGCCCCTACGCCGGCGTCCACTCTTTCAAAGGGAAGATAATCAAGTGCGACACCTGTGGTGGGGACCCCCTGTGCGTGAAGTTCTGCTCAACGGGGGCGCTCAAGTGGGAGGAGGAGAGCATGGAGATAACCGAGCGAAGGAAGAGGCTCGCCTCCGCTCTGCTCAAGAGATAG
- a CDS encoding heterodisulfide reductase-related iron-sulfur binding cluster, with translation MLARTRALSERPVFELDGIKKKLRSIRELSLEESKSLIMSFARAAKAAGLRPHIARDGADAARYIKRAARGCRYLLVNSSSTVAGLAEYLEREGLSLIDTYETELGLAAGAGVLKPGDAAQHPPPSRSAQSGVDTWKPWEAAEPEPRVIWESFMAVPPSRPFYGTPLPLPEGRWAAAVGVSAVSASDASLFFVQHTHNISKLLFSAEKLFVVGGIERLVENREEALFQSRCAALFGLGALLEDGGAGQSAPAAPHVSGGTSLGARETPHASVGSAQLSRTPLISSDGAGEEPGAAEVLFQPSIPGEIHVVLIDGGRRSLLRSENRRILECIGCRACRRGCMMGGLGLVSPREFFLSELSRGPARPERSALYQCTLCDSCRSCCPLEIPLPDYALRLRERIGRKRWSPDVFRLQSERVLAAGNLFGEPQSARGQFYPSALGGGLPLGAHLGGKPSLLLYLGCVASFQRQRIVESAFRVLSASGREFSVLGKEELCCGYPLYAAGLGEFEEAARRCIQAIRSLGAKTVVTTCAGCNKTLSRIYPQHFEIEFETLHIVEYLARLVSEGCLELTLPPLKKAGGERGEPLAVAYHDPCDLGRAMGVYEPPRALLAAIPGIRPVEFRFSRQASRCCGAGGGAKGFDPAHSEEMALRRMLEAVDMGAELVTSACPACLANLQIVIPRVKRETGVALRFMDITELAARALGPG, from the coding sequence ATGCTCGCGAGGACCCGAGCCCTCTCAGAGCGGCCCGTTTTCGAGCTCGATGGGATAAAGAAAAAGCTCAGGAGCATCAGGGAGCTCTCGCTGGAGGAGAGCAAGAGCCTAATTATGTCCTTTGCTCGGGCCGCGAAGGCGGCGGGCCTGCGGCCCCACATCGCGAGGGACGGTGCAGACGCCGCGAGATACATAAAGAGGGCCGCGAGGGGCTGCAGGTACTTGCTCGTGAACAGCTCCTCGACGGTCGCGGGCCTCGCCGAATATCTGGAGAGGGAGGGCCTGTCACTCATAGACACCTATGAGACGGAGCTCGGGCTCGCGGCCGGGGCCGGTGTATTGAAGCCCGGGGACGCCGCGCAGCACCCGCCCCCCTCGCGCTCAGCCCAATCCGGAGTCGATACATGGAAGCCCTGGGAGGCTGCGGAGCCGGAGCCGCGCGTGATATGGGAATCGTTCATGGCCGTCCCCCCCTCCCGGCCCTTCTACGGGACACCCCTTCCGCTCCCGGAGGGCAGGTGGGCCGCGGCCGTCGGCGTGAGCGCCGTCTCCGCCTCGGACGCTTCTCTCTTTTTCGTCCAGCACACCCACAACATTTCCAAGCTCCTCTTCTCTGCAGAGAAGCTCTTCGTCGTCGGCGGAATCGAGAGACTCGTCGAGAACAGAGAGGAGGCGCTTTTCCAGTCGAGGTGCGCGGCGCTCTTCGGCCTCGGCGCGCTCCTGGAGGACGGCGGCGCCGGCCAGTCCGCACCGGCAGCTCCTCATGTTTCGGGCGGGACCAGTCTGGGGGCTCGGGAGACGCCCCATGCCTCAGTGGGGAGCGCTCAGTTATCGCGGACGCCTCTGATTTCTTCTGATGGGGCCGGTGAAGAACCGGGGGCCGCGGAGGTCCTCTTCCAGCCGTCGATTCCGGGGGAGATTCACGTCGTCCTCATCGACGGTGGCAGGAGATCCCTCCTCAGGTCCGAGAACAGGAGAATTCTCGAGTGCATAGGTTGCAGGGCCTGCAGGAGGGGCTGCATGATGGGAGGTTTGGGACTCGTCTCGCCACGTGAGTTCTTCCTGAGCGAGCTCTCGAGAGGCCCGGCGCGCCCGGAGCGCTCCGCCCTTTATCAGTGCACCCTGTGCGATTCCTGCAGGAGCTGCTGCCCGCTCGAGATACCGCTTCCCGACTACGCCCTCCGCCTCAGGGAGAGAATAGGCCGGAAGCGCTGGTCCCCAGATGTCTTCAGGCTCCAGAGCGAGAGGGTGCTAGCGGCGGGGAACCTGTTCGGCGAGCCGCAATCGGCCAGGGGGCAGTTCTACCCCTCAGCGCTCGGGGGGGGCTTGCCCCTTGGAGCCCACCTCGGCGGAAAACCCTCGCTCCTCCTTTACCTCGGCTGCGTCGCCTCTTTCCAAAGGCAGAGAATCGTCGAGAGCGCATTCCGCGTCCTCTCCGCGTCCGGAAGAGAGTTCTCCGTCCTCGGCAAGGAAGAGCTCTGCTGCGGCTACCCCCTCTACGCCGCCGGTCTGGGGGAGTTCGAGGAGGCCGCGAGGCGCTGCATCCAGGCCATCCGCTCCTTGGGGGCAAAAACTGTCGTCACCACCTGCGCCGGCTGCAACAAGACCCTCTCCAGAATCTATCCGCAGCACTTCGAAATAGAGTTCGAGACGTTGCACATCGTCGAGTATCTCGCGCGCCTGGTTTCTGAGGGATGCCTCGAACTCACGTTGCCTCCATTGAAGAAGGCCGGCGGGGAGCGGGGGGAGCCCCTGGCCGTGGCCTACCACGACCCTTGCGACCTGGGGAGGGCGATGGGGGTCTACGAGCCCCCGAGGGCGCTGCTCGCGGCCATCCCGGGCATCAGGCCCGTCGAGTTCCGTTTCAGCCGGCAGGCCTCGCGTTGCTGCGGTGCAGGCGGCGGCGCGAAGGGCTTCGACCCGGCGCACAGCGAGGAGATGGCCCTCAGGCGCATGCTGGAGGCCGTTGACATGGGAGCTGAGCTCGTGACCTCGGCCTGCCCGGCCTGCCTGGCCAACCTGCAGATCGTGATTCCAAGGGTGAAGAGGGAGACAGGAGTGGCCCTCAGATTCATGGACATAACGGAGCTGGCGGCGAGGGCCCTCGGGCCCGGGTAG
- a CDS encoding acyl-CoA dehydratase activase, translated as MRELYLGVDVGSWSTKAVLIDGQRRPVGKGIRRSGVDLARATEECRAEALAAAGARAEDIRRAIATGFGRDAVAFANGFRTEISCHARGAFHHFPGEMTVVDIGGQDSKVIRVGAQGRHMSFRMNRKCAAGTGAFLEETAIKLSVPSEKLSELAARSTKRIQLGSFCTVFTSTEILGLIRRGERVEDIARGLLASVAARIVEMEPLSGTVVLTGGVIAHQPFLKEIFEQDHGLRVLVPPDPQFIGALGAALYAAD; from the coding sequence TTGAGGGAGCTCTACCTCGGGGTGGACGTGGGCTCCTGGAGCACAAAGGCGGTTCTGATAGACGGGCAGCGCAGGCCCGTGGGAAAGGGCATAAGGAGGAGTGGGGTGGACCTCGCGAGGGCGACGGAGGAGTGCCGGGCCGAGGCTCTGGCGGCGGCGGGGGCGAGGGCGGAGGACATCAGGCGCGCGATAGCGACCGGCTTCGGCCGCGACGCGGTCGCCTTCGCCAACGGGTTCAGAACGGAGATATCCTGCCACGCGCGCGGCGCCTTCCACCACTTCCCGGGCGAGATGACGGTCGTGGACATCGGCGGCCAGGACAGCAAGGTGATTCGCGTGGGCGCGCAGGGCCGGCACATGAGCTTCAGAATGAACCGCAAGTGCGCCGCCGGCACGGGCGCCTTTCTCGAGGAGACCGCGATCAAGCTCTCCGTTCCCTCCGAAAAGCTGAGCGAGCTCGCGGCCCGCTCGACGAAAAGGATCCAGCTCGGCTCCTTCTGCACCGTCTTCACCTCTACAGAGATTCTGGGGCTGATTCGCAGGGGCGAGAGGGTCGAGGACATCGCGCGGGGCCTGCTCGCCTCCGTCGCCGCGCGCATAGTCGAGATGGAACCGCTCTCGGGGACCGTGGTCCTGACGGGAGGCGTCATCGCCCACCAGCCCTTCCTGAAGGAGATATTCGAACAGGACCACGGCCTCAGGGTTCTGGTCCCGCCGGACCCGCAGTTCATAGGCGCGCTGGGGGCGGCGCTCTACGCCGCGGATTGA